In Desulfoferula mesophila, the genomic window CCTCCGAAAACTTGACAATGGGCGCCGAGGCCTGCCAGCCTGATAATTGATAACTGTTTTCCACTAAGCAAGGGCGCTATTTGACCAGACGCCAGCCAGCCGTGGACCAGCGCGCCCAGGCGCGCGTGGAGGAGATGACCCAGGCCCTGCGCCAAGCGGGCCAGAGGATCACCCCCCAACGGCTGGCCGTGCTCGAAATCCTGGCCGGCAGCGATGAGCATCCCAGCGTGGAGAGGATCTACGAGCAGGTGGCGCGGGAGTTCCCCACCACCAGCCTGGCCACCGTGTACAAGACCCTGGCCTTGCTCAAGTCCCTGGATCAGGTGTTGGAGTTGGGCTTTGCCCACTGGGGCAGCCGCTATGACGGCAAACAGCCCCAACCCCATCCTCACGCCGTATGCCTGCGCTGCGGCGCCATAGCCGACCCCGACCTGCCCCAGGCACAGGAGATGGCCCGGGAAATGGCCCGCCGCTCGGGCTACCAGATAGAGCGGCATCAACTTGACTTTTTCGGTCTCTGCCCCGACTGCCGCAAAAAGAAATGAATTTCGGTTTCGCGATCGGACCCGAGTTATAATAATTGTTATCTACGGAAAATCATTTTCCTTAGATAATTACTTGCATATACTCGGCGACCAACCAGAAGCCAAAGGAGACGCTTCCATGTCCGAAAAGAAAAGACCCCTGACCACGGCTTTCGGCCAGCCGGTGGGCGACGACCAGCACAGCCTGACCGCCGGACCCCGGGGGCCCATCCTGATGCAGGACTATCACGTCCTGGAAAAACTGGGACACTTCGACCGCGAGCGCATCCCCGAGCGGGTGGTGCACGCCAAGGGCGCGGGCGCCTACGGATATTTCGAGGTGACCGCCGACGTGAGCCAGTACACCAAGGCCAAGTTCTTGAGCGAGGTGGGCAAGAAGACCGACGTGTTCGCCCGCTTCTCCACCGTGGGCGGCGAGCGGGGCTCGGCCGACGCGGCCCGCGACCCCCGCGGCTTTGCCCTGAAGTTCTACACCGAAGAAGGCAACTACGACATGGTGGGCAACAACACCCCCGTGTTCTTCATCCGCGACGTTATCAAGTTCCCGGACTTCATCCACACCCAGAAGCGCAACCCGGCCACCAACCTGCCGGACCCGGACATGTTCTGGGACTTCCTGTCGCTGACCCCCGAGTCGGCCCACCAGGTGACGGTGCTCTTCTCGGATCGGGGCACCCCGGCCACCTACCGCAACATGAACGGCTATTCCAGCCACACCTACAAGTGGTACAACGCCGCCGGCGACTATTTTTGGGTGCAGTACCACTTCAAGACCGACCAGGGCATCAAAAACCTGACCCGCCAAGAGTCGGAGATGCTAAAGGGCAAGGACCCGGACCACGCCACTCGCGACCTGCACAACGCCATCGCCCAGGGCGACTACCCCTCCTGGACCCTGGAGATGCAGATACTCACCCCCGAGCAGGCCAAGGACTTCAAGTGGGACATCCTGGACATCACCAAGGTGTGGCCCCACGGCGAGGTGCCGCCCATCAAGGTGGGCAAGCTGGTCTTAAACCGCAACCCGGTGAACTACTTCGCCGAGGTGGAGCAGGCCGCCTTCTGCCCCGGCAACCTGGTGCCGGGCATCGCCATAAGCCCGGACAAAATGCTCCAAGGCCGGGTGTTCTCCTACCATGACACCCACATCCACCGCCTGGGCCCCAACTATCACCTGATCCCGGTGAACCAGGCCAAGCATCACCCGGAAAACAACTACCAACGCGACGGCTTCATGCGAGTGGACGACGGCGGGGGCAGCGGGCCCAACTACTACCCCAACAGTTTCGGCGGCCCGGCCCCGGACCCGGCGGCCCAGGAACCGGCCATCCCCCTGGAAGGCGACGGCGACCACTACGAATACGCCTTTGACAACGACGACTTCGTGCAGCCGGGCAACCTGTATCGCAACGTGATGACCGACGAGGCCAGGGAGCACCTGGTGGGCAACATCGTGGACCATCTGGGCGGCGCGGCCAAGCGCATCCAGGAACGCCAGGCGGCGGTGTTTTTCAAGTGCGATGCGGACTACGGCACCAAGGTGGCCCAGGGCCTGGGCCTGGACGTGAACCGGGTCAAGGAGTTGGCCGCCATGAGCAACGAACAGCGGGCCGCGGCCACGGCCAAGTAACCCCGCTCATCCGCTAAAACCAAAAGCCGTCCGCCGTTTTGCGGCGGGCGGCTTTTTAAGTGTGGCGGACGCGGGGCTATGACTCCGCCTCGGCGCCCTCCAGGAAGGTGGTCCAGGCCTCCTCCAGGATGGGCATCTTCACCCGGCGGGCGGCGGCCATCTTGACGGCCAGGTCCAGATCGTTCCAGGCGATGAGCGGGCGGTCTTCCTCGGCCCATTGGCGGGCCAGGCGGCGGGCCGCGGAGGGCGCCCCCTTGCCCCGGCGGGCCTGGCTGCCCACCCGGCGGCCGAACTCGCGGGCCTGGCCGCCCAGGCCGCTGGCCGCGAAGGCGGCCGACCAGGCGGCGCTGGCCGCGCTGAAGCTGCTCTCCGAGCCGCCCAGGGCCCGGGCCAGGACGATGGCCTCGGCCGAGGCGTCGGCCAGGTAGACCCCCGCCGTGGCCGCCCGGTTCATGCGCTCCATCCGGGTGAGATAACCCGCCCACATGCCGTAGACCCGCGAGAGCACCCCGGCCAGGTTCACCCCCACCGGGTCCTCGCTCACCGCCACGGAGATGGGAGCCATGGTGAACAGCTTGGCCAGCTCGTCGCGCTCGGCGGCCGGACCGGCCAGCACCAGACGTCCGCTACGGCCTTCCATCAGGTCGCCGGTGCCCACCGCCCCGCCCATGGCGTAGACCGTCACGTCGCCCCGCCCGGCCCGGGCGGCCATCTGGCGCACCAGGGCCACCGGCAGATAGGGCGGCTCCGGGGCCAGGCCCCGGCTGGCCACTACCAACTTGACCCCCTGCTCGGCGTGGGCCAACAGCACCCGCACCTGCTCGGCCAGGTGGCCGGCCGGGCAGGCCAACACCACCTCGGTGGCCTTTTTGAAGGCGCTGGGCGGGTCGGAGGTGACAAAGGCGTTCTTGGGTAGGCGCTGCTCGCTGAAGCGGCCCTCGGGGCTGCGCTCGTAGACCAGTTGATCGATGATCTCGCGCCGGGGGTCGTAGAGGGTCAGGCTGGCGTGCAGATAGTGGCGGCCCTCCAACATGCGGTTGCCCAGGTAGTGGGTAAGGGCGAAGCCCCAGTCGCCCGCGCCCACCACCACCAGGTTCTGCTTGGCGTTGGGGGAATACAGGCGGCGGTCGCCGTGGGTGGCGTAGAAGCTAAGGCCCCGGGAGTTGCGCACCTTGGGCAGCTTCTTTTCGTCGCGCAGCAGGGGCCACACCACCCCCCGGCGGCGCAGGGTCTTGAGGCCGTCGGCCACCACCTGGGAAATGGGGTTGTCCCGGATCAAATCTTCCAGGTCCGGCTCCACCCCGAAGGTCTCGCGGTGGTACTCGCTCAGGAGGTCCAGCTCGGCCTGGGCGGCCGCGTTCAGGTCGGAGGCGCCCTGGCGGCGGGCCCTGAGCAGGCCCCGGGCGGTCAGCTGACTGGCCATGACCTTTTTGCCGCGGGCGATGTCGCTGATGGCGGTGAGGGCCACGTATTCGTCCAGCTCCCGGCCCTGGCGGTCGGCGGCGTGGGCCGCTTTTAGCTCGCTGAGCAGGCGGGGCTGGGGCAGGGTCACGTAGGCCCGGCCGTAGAGACCCTGGATGCTGCGCCACATCCAGGAGCGGGGGTGGGCCACCATGCGCCCCAGGGTGGGCAGCGCGCCCAGGCCCCGAATCCAGGTGTAGACCCCCTTGCGGGCGGCCAGGGAGAGGTCTTCGGGCACCGTGGAAAAACTGATGGCCACCGGCTGGACCACCACCTCCTGCTCGCCGGCCAGGGCCCCCCTGAGGGTGACCAGGCGGCGGGGATAGCGCAGGCTGCCATCGCGGCTGCGGGCTCCGCCCGCCCAGGCCTCCAGGAAGATGCCCTGTTGCCCGCCCCGCTCGGCCAGGGCCCGGCAGTAGTTGAACAGGGCGGCCATGTAGGATCGGTCTGCCCCCCGGCGACGCACCACGTAGGAGCCGATCCACAGGATGCGGGCGATGCTCTCGATGGCCATCATGTTGTCGCCCGCGGCGAAGGCCGGCAGGCCCAGCCCGTTTTGGGCCAGCACCGCGGCCAACAGGAACTCGTCCAGATGCGAGGAGTGGTTGATGAGATAAACCACCCCCAGGCCCTGTTCGCGGTACCGCTTCAGCTGGTCCATGTGGGCCAGCTCGCGCCGGTCGGCCGAGGTGAAGCTGGCCGTGGGGTCCCGCTGGCTGAAAAATCCGTTGACCAGGGTCACCACCGCCGATGTGCCGTATTCGTGAATCTCGCGGTCGTAGCGGATGGCGATGGAATCCAGGTTGTGCTCCACCGCCGCGCGGTCCGGCTCCTGGCCCTCGGAGGCGAGTTGGGCCATGGTGAGCTCGGCGGCCCACTGGCGCACCGCCCCGGCCTCTTCCCAGGAGGGAGGCATCTGGCGGAAGTGCTCCAGCCAGGGGCGGCCCGCTTCACTGTGGGACACGTGCTTGAGAAGACGGTAAAAATCCACCCGTCCGGCCTGGCGCACCAGCTGCTTTTTGAAGCTGCGCCCCAGCTTGGACGTAAGGGACAAGGGGAAGGGTTTTTGCTTGGCTGCGGACACGTCATCCTCGCCCGGCCGTTGGGGCCTTTCTGAAAAACGGATGTCCGTAACTGTAGCCTCCTGGCCCGCCTTGTCAAGAATGAACCGGGCTCAGTCCTTGTCTGGGGCCCCCCCGGGGTGTAGATTCGGATTATGTCTATCTACCAAGAAGAACCGCCGAGGTTGAGCCCGGACGAGGCTCTGGAACGGCTCAAGGCCCTGCCCCGTCCCTGGGCCCGGGACTACCTGGCCATGTATTCCAACTGGCTGGGCGGCGTGGTCACCGAGCCCTGGCTCATGAGCGTGCCCCTGGACGACCACCTGGTGCACCGGGGCGACGGGGTGTTCGAGGCCACCAAGTGCCTGAACGGGCGCATCTACCTGTTCGAGCGCCATTTGGAGCGCCTCAAGCGCTCGGCCACCTCCATCCACCTGGAGATGCCCCTGACCCGGCGGGAGCTTACCGCCCTGGCCGTGGCGGTGATCAAGGCGGGGGGCCAGCGCGAGTGCATGCTGCGCATCTTCCTGTCGCGGGGGCCGGGCGGCTTCAGCACCAACCCCTACGAATGCCCCCAGGCGGGGGTGTACGTCATGGCCAGCCGCATCCATCCCCCGGCCGAGGAGATCTATGAGCGGGGGGCCAATCTGGGAGTGAGCCAGGTGCCGGCCAAGAGCGGCTTTTTCGCGGGGGTCAAATCCTGCAACTACCTGCCCAACGTGCTGCTCAAGCGCGAGGCCATCACCCACGGCTGGGACTTCGCCATCTGCCTGGACCCGGAGGGCTATTTGGCCGAAGGCTCCACCGAGAACATGGGCCTGGTGGACCGCGAGGGGGTTTTGCTCCTGCCGCCGCCGGACAACATCCTGGAAGGCACCACCGCCAAGCGCACGGTGGAGCTGGCCGCCGGGCTGGTGGAGCGCGGCGAGCTGGCCGGGGTGGTCCGGCGTCACCTGGGGGTGGAGGAGTTGAGCACCGCCGCCGAGGTGCTACTCTTTGGCACCACCCTGGACGTGCTGCCGGTATGCCGCATCGACGGCAAGCCGGTGGGCGACGGTCAGGTGGGGCCGGTGGCCAAAAAGCTGCGGGCCCTGATCCTGGACGACATCGCCAATAATCCCGAGATGTCCACGGCGGTTTGGGAATAACGGCGGCTGCGCCAGACGCCCCATAGCCGCGTTGCCGGCAAGGTGGGCAGGATCAAGAAATCAAAAAACGTGTAGGTTGGCGTAGAGGGCGCAAGCCCGCAACCCAACAATTGCTTATGAACAGGCACCTCAAGGTGTTGGGTTTCGCTTCGCTCTAC contains:
- a CDS encoding 1-acyl-sn-glycerol-3-phosphate acyltransferase; protein product: MSAAKQKPFPLSLTSKLGRSFKKQLVRQAGRVDFYRLLKHVSHSEAGRPWLEHFRQMPPSWEEAGAVRQWAAELTMAQLASEGQEPDRAAVEHNLDSIAIRYDREIHEYGTSAVVTLVNGFFSQRDPTASFTSADRRELAHMDQLKRYREQGLGVVYLINHSSHLDEFLLAAVLAQNGLGLPAFAAGDNMMAIESIARILWIGSYVVRRRGADRSYMAALFNYCRALAERGGQQGIFLEAWAGGARSRDGSLRYPRRLVTLRGALAGEQEVVVQPVAISFSTVPEDLSLAARKGVYTWIRGLGALPTLGRMVAHPRSWMWRSIQGLYGRAYVTLPQPRLLSELKAAHAADRQGRELDEYVALTAISDIARGKKVMASQLTARGLLRARRQGASDLNAAAQAELDLLSEYHRETFGVEPDLEDLIRDNPISQVVADGLKTLRRRGVVWPLLRDEKKLPKVRNSRGLSFYATHGDRRLYSPNAKQNLVVVGAGDWGFALTHYLGNRMLEGRHYLHASLTLYDPRREIIDQLVYERSPEGRFSEQRLPKNAFVTSDPPSAFKKATEVVLACPAGHLAEQVRVLLAHAEQGVKLVVASRGLAPEPPYLPVALVRQMAARAGRGDVTVYAMGGAVGTGDLMEGRSGRLVLAGPAAERDELAKLFTMAPISVAVSEDPVGVNLAGVLSRVYGMWAGYLTRMERMNRAATAGVYLADASAEAIVLARALGGSESSFSAASAAWSAAFAASGLGGQAREFGRRVGSQARRGKGAPSAARRLARQWAEEDRPLIAWNDLDLAVKMAAARRVKMPILEEAWTTFLEGAEAES
- a CDS encoding catalase, with translation MSEKKRPLTTAFGQPVGDDQHSLTAGPRGPILMQDYHVLEKLGHFDRERIPERVVHAKGAGAYGYFEVTADVSQYTKAKFLSEVGKKTDVFARFSTVGGERGSADAARDPRGFALKFYTEEGNYDMVGNNTPVFFIRDVIKFPDFIHTQKRNPATNLPDPDMFWDFLSLTPESAHQVTVLFSDRGTPATYRNMNGYSSHTYKWYNAAGDYFWVQYHFKTDQGIKNLTRQESEMLKGKDPDHATRDLHNAIAQGDYPSWTLEMQILTPEQAKDFKWDILDITKVWPHGEVPPIKVGKLVLNRNPVNYFAEVEQAAFCPGNLVPGIAISPDKMLQGRVFSYHDTHIHRLGPNYHLIPVNQAKHHPENNYQRDGFMRVDDGGGSGPNYYPNSFGGPAPDPAAQEPAIPLEGDGDHYEYAFDNDDFVQPGNLYRNVMTDEAREHLVGNIVDHLGGAAKRIQERQAAVFFKCDADYGTKVAQGLGLDVNRVKELAAMSNEQRAAATAK
- a CDS encoding Fur family transcriptional regulator — encoded protein: MTRRQPAVDQRAQARVEEMTQALRQAGQRITPQRLAVLEILAGSDEHPSVERIYEQVAREFPTTSLATVYKTLALLKSLDQVLELGFAHWGSRYDGKQPQPHPHAVCLRCGAIADPDLPQAQEMAREMARRSGYQIERHQLDFFGLCPDCRKKK
- a CDS encoding aminotransferase class IV, which gives rise to MSIYQEEPPRLSPDEALERLKALPRPWARDYLAMYSNWLGGVVTEPWLMSVPLDDHLVHRGDGVFEATKCLNGRIYLFERHLERLKRSATSIHLEMPLTRRELTALAVAVIKAGGQRECMLRIFLSRGPGGFSTNPYECPQAGVYVMASRIHPPAEEIYERGANLGVSQVPAKSGFFAGVKSCNYLPNVLLKREAITHGWDFAICLDPEGYLAEGSTENMGLVDREGVLLLPPPDNILEGTTAKRTVELAAGLVERGELAGVVRRHLGVEELSTAAEVLLFGTTLDVLPVCRIDGKPVGDGQVGPVAKKLRALILDDIANNPEMSTAVWE